Proteins found in one Arachis stenosperma cultivar V10309 chromosome 8, arast.V10309.gnm1.PFL2, whole genome shotgun sequence genomic segment:
- the LOC130945110 gene encoding phosphopantothenate--cysteine ligase 2-like isoform X1, producing MDAPNGSQDPEKTLDSQVKAFFDSAPPLQNMNDIFQKLNHFIQLNSLSSENGIGRRIVCVTSGGTTAPLEQRCVRYVDNFSSGHRGATSTEYFLKAGYAVIFLYRRGSFQPFCRSLPDDPLLECFEATERLNIQVREAYSKAVKTAIMDHHAAVASGLLLKLPFSTIFEYLQMLQIISKPMKDIGPRAMFYLAAAVSDFYVPWKDMVEHKIQSGSHILDVKLVQVPKMLSVLRKDWAPLAFCISFKLETDSNILLNKARGALEKYNMHAVVANELSTRKEQVVVVTIDDKITVQRDKSKADDDVENPLIKLLSQRHSAYIEDSKRTR from the exons ATGGATGCACCAAATGGATCCCAAGATCCTGAGAAAACCCTTGATTCACAAGTCAAAGCGTTCTTTGATTCTGCTCCACCTCTCCAGAATATGAATGACATCTTTCAGAAATTGAATCACTTCATTCAGCTGAATTCTTTATCTTCAG AAAATGGGATAGGTAGGAGAATTGTTTGTGTGACTTCTGGTGGCACCACTGCTCCATTGGAGCAGCGGTGCGTTCGCTATGTTGACAACTTTAGTTCAGGTCATAGGGGAGCCACATCCACTGA GTATTTTCTGAAGGCGGGATATGCTGTGATCTTCTTGTACCGGAG AGGAAGTTTCCAGCCATTCTGTAGATCCCTTCCTGATGATCCCTTACTTGAATGCTTTGAGGCCACCGAAAGATTAAACATTCAAG TCCGTGAGGCTTATTCTAAAGCAGTGAAGACCGCCATCATGGATCATCATGCT GCAGTGGCTAGTGGTCTCCTGTTAAAGCTTCCTTTCAGCACTATATTTGAGTATCTTCAG atGCTGCAAATCATTTCAAAACCAATGAAGGATATTGGCCCACGTGCAATGTTCTATCTTGCTGCTGCAGTATCTGACTTTTATGTTCCTTGGAAGGACATG GTAGAACATAAAATTCAGTCTGGATCTCACATCTTGGATGTGAAACTTGTTCAAGTGCCAAAGATGCTATCAGTGCTTAGAAAAGATTGGGCACCCCTTGCTTTTTGTATATCTTTCAAG TTAGAGACAGATTCAAACATTCTTCTAAATAAGGCGCGGGGTGCTCTCGAGAAGTACAATATGCATGCTGTTGTTGCGAACGAGCTCTCCACGCGCAAGGAGCAAGTGGTGGTTGTCACCATTGACGACAAGATTACAGTTCAACGAGATAAGAGTAAGGCTGATGATGATGTAGAGAATCCCCTCATTAAGCTTCTTTCTCAGAGACATTCAGCTTACATTGAGGATTCTAAGAGAACGAGGTGA
- the LOC130945110 gene encoding phosphopantothenate--cysteine ligase 2-like isoform X2: MDHHAAVASGLLLKLPFSTIFEYLQMLQIISKPMKDIGPRAMFYLAAAVSDFYVPWKDMVEHKIQSGSHILDVKLVQVPKMLSVLRKDWAPLAFCISFKLETDSNILLNKARGALEKYNMHAVVANELSTRKEQVVVVTIDDKITVQRDKSKADDDVENPLIKLLSQRHSAYIEDSKRTR, from the exons ATGGATCATCATGCT GCAGTGGCTAGTGGTCTCCTGTTAAAGCTTCCTTTCAGCACTATATTTGAGTATCTTCAG atGCTGCAAATCATTTCAAAACCAATGAAGGATATTGGCCCACGTGCAATGTTCTATCTTGCTGCTGCAGTATCTGACTTTTATGTTCCTTGGAAGGACATG GTAGAACATAAAATTCAGTCTGGATCTCACATCTTGGATGTGAAACTTGTTCAAGTGCCAAAGATGCTATCAGTGCTTAGAAAAGATTGGGCACCCCTTGCTTTTTGTATATCTTTCAAG TTAGAGACAGATTCAAACATTCTTCTAAATAAGGCGCGGGGTGCTCTCGAGAAGTACAATATGCATGCTGTTGTTGCGAACGAGCTCTCCACGCGCAAGGAGCAAGTGGTGGTTGTCACCATTGACGACAAGATTACAGTTCAACGAGATAAGAGTAAGGCTGATGATGATGTAGAGAATCCCCTCATTAAGCTTCTTTCTCAGAGACATTCAGCTTACATTGAGGATTCTAAGAGAACGAGGTGA
- the LOC130944908 gene encoding transcription factor TGA3-like isoform X1: MDIFETFPQVSMWGDNFKVDGGLINSITSPMLLVSTSTMAMDNKPEYVPHELREQSRQNQEATNKDVSKVLRRLAQNREAARKSRLRKKAYVQQLETSRLKLMQLEEEIVKAKKQSMYIGNNPLDASYMGSSGSLNSGIVLFEIEYGNWIEEQHKLNEELRKAFQTQAPNEQLNQLVQTLLNHYSNLFKMKSDAAKADIFYLISGVWKSSAERLFLWIGGSRPSQLLSIIVPQLEPLTEQQTASISRLRLSSQQAEDALSQGLDKLQQSLVHNIAVDPLVAGNFGFQMADSIEKIEGLEGFLNQADHLRQQTLIHMSRILTTHQAAQGLLALGQYLQRLRSLSSLWASRPSQPL, from the exons ATGGACATATTTGAGACATTCCCACAAGTTAGCATGTGGGGTGACAACTTTAAGGTTGATGGTGGCCTCATAAATTCAATCACTTCTCCAATGTTGTTGGTGAGCACTAGCACCATGGCCATGGATAACAAG CCTGAATATGTTCCACATGAATTGAGGGAACAATCTAGACAAAATCAAGAGGCTACCAATAAAGATGTTAGTAAG GTACTAAGACGGCTAGCTCAGAATCGAGAGGCTGCTCGGAAGAGCCGACTGCGAAAAAAG GCTTATGTTCAACAATTAGAAACAAGCCGTTTGAAGCTCATGCAATTGGAGGAGGAGATTGTTAAAGCTAAAAAGCAG AGTATGTATATTGGAAACAATCCATTGGATGCTAGTTATATGGGATCTTCTGGATCATTAAACTCAG GGATTGTTTTGTTTGAAATTGAATATGGAAATTGGATTGAAGAGCAACACAAACTGAATGAAGAACTCAGAAAGGCATTCCAAACTCAAGCACCTAATGAACAACTCAATCAACTTGTTCAGACTCTGTTGAATCATTACTCAAATCTTTTCAAGATGAAATCAGATGCTGCAAAGGCTGATATATTCTACCTAATCAGTGGTGTCTGGAAATCATCCGCGGAGCGCCTTTTTCTTTGGATCGGAGGATCTCGCCCTTCGCAGCTTCTAAGT ATCATTGTGCCACAGCTTGAACCTTTAACTGAACAACAAACTGCTAGCATTAGCAGACTCCGGCTATCGTCGCAACAAGCCGAAGATGCTCTCTCACAAGGACTGGATAAACTCCAGCAGAGTCTTGTCCACAACATTGCAGTTGATCCATTGGTAGCAGGAAACTTTGGGTTTCAGATGGCTGATTCCATTGAgaaaattgagggacttgaagGCTTCCTTAACCAG GCAGATCATCTTAGGCAACAGACACTGATACACATGTCAAGGATCCTAACAACACATCAAGCTGCTCAAGGATTGCTGGCTTTGGGGCAATACTTGCAAAGACTTCGTTCTCTTAGTTCTCTTTGGGCTTCTCGTCCATCTCAACCTCTCTAG
- the LOC130945111 gene encoding uncharacterized protein LOC130945111, which produces MSNLITLCRPHTLFFSSFITCRHQFQTRASSFRNPNCNSRFPSFSLYSSWLIDSWGSSRTGLWFRVNQRRTLAKASNWDEQQSPYETLELDRDADEEQIKSAYRRLAKFYHPDVYDGRGSLEEGETAEARFIKIQAAYELLIDDEKRRRYDMDNRVNPMKASEAWMEWLMKKRKAFDQRGDMAVAAWAEQQQRELNLRFRQLSRSKMDPDEARKILAREKAAAAKNFSNTLKRHTLVLKKRDLMRRKAEQDQDKLISQLLAAEGLESDSDE; this is translated from the exons ATGAGCAATTTGATAACCCTGTGTAGGCCTCACACACtgttcttctcttctttcattACTTGCAGACACCAGTTTCAAACCAGGGCTTCTTCTTTTCGGAACCCTAATTGCAATTCCCGTTTTCCCTCTTTCTCGTTATACTCTTCCTGGCTCATCGATTCCTGGGGTTCGAGCAGGACTGGACTATGGTTTCGCGTTAATCAGAGGAGAACTCTGGCCAAGGCTTCAAATTGGGACGAACAACAATCCCCGTATGAAACCCTTG AATTGGACAGAGATGCTGATGAAGAACAGATAAAGAGCGCTTATCGACGATTGGCTAAATTCTATCATCCAGATG TCTATGATGGTAGAGGATCCCTTGAGGAAGGCGAAACAGCAGAAGCTAGGTTCATTAAGATCCAAGCTGCTTATGAATTGCTTATAGATGATGAGAAGCGAAGACGGTATGATATGGATAACCGAGTCAACCCTATGAAG GCGTCTGAGGCATGGATGGAGTGGCTAATGAAAAAGCGAAAAGCTTTTGATCAACGTGGTGATATGGCAGTTGCTGCTTGGGCTGAGCAGCAACAGCGAGAGTTGAATCTACGATTCCGTCAACTTTCTCGTTCAAAG ATGGATCCTGATGAGGCAAGGAAGATTCTAGCTAGAGAGAAGGCAGCTGCTGCTAAGAATTTCTCCAATACCCTTAAAAGGCACACACTTGTTCTCAAGAAAAGAGATTTGATGAGAAGAAAGGCAGAGCAAGATCAAGATAAACTTATCAGCCAGCTCTTGGCGGCAGAAGGTCTTGAATCAGATAGTGATGAATGA
- the LOC130944908 gene encoding transcription factor TGA7-like isoform X2, translating to MDIFETFPQVSMWGDNFKVDGGLINSITSPMLLPEYVPHELREQSRQNQEATNKDVSKVLRRLAQNREAARKSRLRKKAYVQQLETSRLKLMQLEEEIVKAKKQSMYIGNNPLDASYMGSSGSLNSGIVLFEIEYGNWIEEQHKLNEELRKAFQTQAPNEQLNQLVQTLLNHYSNLFKMKSDAAKADIFYLISGVWKSSAERLFLWIGGSRPSQLLSIIVPQLEPLTEQQTASISRLRLSSQQAEDALSQGLDKLQQSLVHNIAVDPLVAGNFGFQMADSIEKIEGLEGFLNQADHLRQQTLIHMSRILTTHQAAQGLLALGQYLQRLRSLSSLWASRPSQPL from the exons ATGGACATATTTGAGACATTCCCACAAGTTAGCATGTGGGGTGACAACTTTAAGGTTGATGGTGGCCTCATAAATTCAATCACTTCTCCAATGTTGTTG CCTGAATATGTTCCACATGAATTGAGGGAACAATCTAGACAAAATCAAGAGGCTACCAATAAAGATGTTAGTAAG GTACTAAGACGGCTAGCTCAGAATCGAGAGGCTGCTCGGAAGAGCCGACTGCGAAAAAAG GCTTATGTTCAACAATTAGAAACAAGCCGTTTGAAGCTCATGCAATTGGAGGAGGAGATTGTTAAAGCTAAAAAGCAG AGTATGTATATTGGAAACAATCCATTGGATGCTAGTTATATGGGATCTTCTGGATCATTAAACTCAG GGATTGTTTTGTTTGAAATTGAATATGGAAATTGGATTGAAGAGCAACACAAACTGAATGAAGAACTCAGAAAGGCATTCCAAACTCAAGCACCTAATGAACAACTCAATCAACTTGTTCAGACTCTGTTGAATCATTACTCAAATCTTTTCAAGATGAAATCAGATGCTGCAAAGGCTGATATATTCTACCTAATCAGTGGTGTCTGGAAATCATCCGCGGAGCGCCTTTTTCTTTGGATCGGAGGATCTCGCCCTTCGCAGCTTCTAAGT ATCATTGTGCCACAGCTTGAACCTTTAACTGAACAACAAACTGCTAGCATTAGCAGACTCCGGCTATCGTCGCAACAAGCCGAAGATGCTCTCTCACAAGGACTGGATAAACTCCAGCAGAGTCTTGTCCACAACATTGCAGTTGATCCATTGGTAGCAGGAAACTTTGGGTTTCAGATGGCTGATTCCATTGAgaaaattgagggacttgaagGCTTCCTTAACCAG GCAGATCATCTTAGGCAACAGACACTGATACACATGTCAAGGATCCTAACAACACATCAAGCTGCTCAAGGATTGCTGGCTTTGGGGCAATACTTGCAAAGACTTCGTTCTCTTAGTTCTCTTTGGGCTTCTCGTCCATCTCAACCTCTCTAG